The following coding sequences are from one Bos indicus x Bos taurus breed Angus x Brahman F1 hybrid chromosome 5, Bos_hybrid_MaternalHap_v2.0, whole genome shotgun sequence window:
- the LOC113892247 gene encoding histone H1.0 codes for MTENSTSTPAAKPKRAKASKKSTDHPKYSDMIVAAIQAEKNRAGSSRQSIQKYIKSHYKVGENADSQIKLSIKRLVTTGVLKQTKGVGASGSFRLAKSDEPKRSVAFKKTKKEVKKVATPKKAAKPKKAASKAPSKKPKATPVKKAKKKPAATPKKTKKPKTVKAKPVKASKPKKTKPVKPKAKSSAKRTGKKK; via the coding sequence ATGACCGAGAACTCCACGTCCACCCCTGCGGCCAAGCCCAAGCGGGCCAAGGCCTCCAAGAAGTCCACAGACCACCCCAAGTATTCAGACATGATCGTGGCCGCCATCCAAGCAGAGAAGAACCGCGCTGGTTCCTCGCGCCAGTCCATCCAGAAGTACATCAAGAGCCACTACAAGGTGGGTGAGAACGCGGACTCCCAGATCAAGTTGTCCATCAAGCGCTTGGTCACCACTGGAGTCCTCAAACAGACCAAAGGGGTGGGTGCCTCGGGGTCTTTCCGCCTGGCCAAGAGCGACGAGCCCAAAAGGTCCGTGGCCTTCAAGAAGAcgaagaaggaagtcaagaaggTGGCCACGCCAAAGAAGGCAGCCAAGCCCAAGAAGGCTGCCTCCAAAGCCCCAAGCAAGAAGCCCAAAGCCACCCCAGTCAAGAAGGCCAAGAAGAAGCCGGCTGCCACGCCCAAGAAAACCAAAAAGCCTAAGACTGTCAAAGCCAAGCCAGTCAAGGCATCCAAGCCTAAGAAGACCAAGCCAGTGAAGCCCAAAGCCAAGTCCAGTGCCAAGAGGACAGGCAAGAAGAAGTGA